The following proteins come from a genomic window of Sardina pilchardus chromosome 1, fSarPil1.1, whole genome shotgun sequence:
- the LOC134091211 gene encoding transcription factor Sp6-like yields MAHPYEPWPRTAPPGGGSADDMNVSWWDLHPGAGSWMDLPGGPGVGLSGMSQGGPMGLQSALGPYCPEAQLCGLPPAQLGLTPHPHLFPQDGFKMEPLGPPELLQQQQQQQQQQHQQQQQQQVYTMEEPQEGATSVPRPKSQRRSGSRASGQAVCRCPNCVHAEQLGSQAGGGGGGDDGRLRKHLHNCHIPGCGKAYAKTSHLKAHLRWHSGDRPFVCNWLFCGKRFTRADELQKHMQSHTGAKKFSCAVCTRVFMRNDHLTKHMRTHDSPAAREERANGDGGGALGPPPSPHGAPAMADGAEVPRKLKSEPDAGLGSMSGQAGKLS; encoded by the coding sequence atggcccATCCGTATGAGCCCTGGCCAAGGACAGCTCCCCCTGGTGGTGGCAGCGCCGATGACATGAACGTGTCCTGGTGGGACCTCCACCCGGGGGCCGGGAGCTGGATGGACCTGCCGGGGGGCCCCGGGGTCGGGCTGTCGGGGATGAGCCAGGGGGGTCCCATGGGGCTCCAGTCGGCGCTGGGGCCGTACTGCCCCGAGGCCCAGCTGTGCGGCTTGCCCCCCGCCCAGCTCGGCCTCACCCCCCACCCGCACCTCTTCCCTCAGGACGGCTTCAAGATGGAGCCCCTCGGCCCTCCGGAGCTGcttcaacaacagcagcagcagcagcagcagcagcatcaacagcagcagcagcagcaggtgtaCACCATGGAGGAGCCTCAAGAGGGCGCCACCTCCGTGCCCCGACCAAAGTCCCAGCGGCGGTCGGGCTCGCGGGCGTCCGGCCAGGCCGTGTGCCGGTGCCCGAACTGCGTTCACGCCGAGCAGCTGGGCAGTcaggccggcggcggcggcggcggcgacgacGGGCGCCTGCGCAAGCACCTGCACAACTGCCACATCCCGGGCTGCGGCAAGGCCTACGCCAAGACGTCGCACCTGAAGGCGCACCTGCGCTGGCACAGCGGCGACCGGCCGTTCGTCTGCAACTGGCTGTTCTGCGGCAAGCGCTTCACGCGCGCCGACGAGCTGCAGAAGCACATGCAGTCGCACACCGGCGCCAAGAAGTTCAGCTGCGCCGTCTGCACGCGCGTCTTCATGCGCAACGACCACCTCACCAAGCACATGCGGACGCACGACTCGCCCGCCGCCAGGGAGGAGAGAGCCAACGGGGACGGCGGGGGCGCCCTCGGACCCCCGCCCTCCCCTCACGGGGCCCCTGCCATGGCGGACGGCGCCGAGGTCCCCCGCAAGCTCAAGAGCGAGCCGGACGCCGGTCTGGGCTCCATGTCCGGACAGGCGGGCAAACTGAGCTAA